The Pecten maximus chromosome 12, xPecMax1.1, whole genome shotgun sequence genome includes a region encoding these proteins:
- the LOC117339767 gene encoding formin-like protein 20, protein MECQKVELMCHRPPLNTHGSNVSKGPPLNTHGANVSKGPPLNTHGANVSKGTPLNTHGANVSKGPPPNTHGSNVSKGPPLNTHGANVSKGPPLNTHGANVSKGPPLNTHGANVSKGPPLNTHGANVSKGPPLNTHGANVSKGPSLNTHGANVSKDPGFNTYESKVSKGLCLNTRRQMIPKLLSQNTHK, encoded by the exons ATGGAATGTCAGAAGGTTGAGCTCATGTGTCATC GTCCCCCACTCAATACGCATGGATCAAATGTGTCCAAAGGTCCCCCACTCAATACGCATGGAGCAAATGTGTCCAAAGGTCCCCCACTCAATACGCATGGAGCAAATGTGTCCAAAGGTACCCCACTCAATACGCATGGAGCAAATGTGTCCAAAGGTCCCCCACCCAATACGCATGGATCAAATGTGTCCAAAGGTCCCCCACTCAATACGCATGGAGCAAATGTGTCCAAAGGTCCCCCACTCAATACGCATGGAGCAAATGTGTCCAAAGGTCCCCCACTCAATACGCATGGAGCAAATGTGTCCAAAGGTCCCCCACTCAATACGCATGGAGCAAATGTGTCCAAAGGTCCCCCACTCAATACGCATGGAGCAAATGTGTCCAAAGGTCCCTCACTCAATACGCATGGGGCAAATGTGTCCAAAGATCCCGGATTCAATACATATGAATCAAAGGTGTCCAAAGGTCTATGTCTCAATACGCGTAGACAAATGATTCCAAAGCTCCTTAGCCAAAATACCCACAAATAG